One Leifsonia shinshuensis DNA window includes the following coding sequences:
- a CDS encoding DUF4129 domain-containing protein, protein MGSKAARTRQRWGMVAAAGALLALSAAALAFQGAPVFTGVRFSLPSADLQPHPGEQQVTGTPAPQDIAHETRIDLTWVTYAVVILVIVLLLALLWRYLRRRLRPEFPGVRGDVAGSTEGAVAPDPPEQPRPERVRRGLDRALDLLGEDREPRDAIERAWLGLEEGAADSGVHRLPAETPGEFVRRVLARVASDRAAAQGLLELYLRARFSEAPVTAADVAEARTAIEALRASWGTAAAESMPR, encoded by the coding sequence GTGGGCTCGAAGGCGGCGCGTACGCGGCAGCGGTGGGGGATGGTCGCCGCCGCCGGGGCCTTACTCGCGCTCTCGGCCGCGGCGCTCGCCTTCCAGGGCGCTCCCGTCTTCACCGGAGTCCGGTTCTCTCTGCCGTCCGCCGACCTCCAGCCGCATCCGGGCGAGCAGCAGGTCACCGGCACGCCCGCCCCGCAGGACATCGCCCACGAGACCCGCATCGACCTGACCTGGGTGACGTACGCCGTCGTGATCCTGGTGATCGTGCTGCTGCTCGCCCTCCTGTGGCGCTATCTGCGGCGGAGGCTGCGCCCCGAGTTCCCCGGCGTCCGCGGCGACGTCGCGGGCTCGACCGAGGGCGCCGTCGCGCCCGACCCTCCCGAGCAGCCGCGGCCCGAGCGGGTCCGTCGGGGCCTCGACCGGGCCCTCGACCTGCTCGGCGAGGATCGCGAACCCCGCGACGCGATCGAGCGCGCCTGGCTCGGGCTGGAGGAGGGCGCGGCCGACAGCGGCGTCCACCGGCTGCCCGCCGAGACGCCGGGGGAGTTCGTGCGGCGCGTGCTCGCCCGGGTGGCGTCCGACCGGGCCGCCGCGCAGGGCCTGCTCGAGCTGTACCTGCGCGCACGCTTCAGTGAGGCGCCGGTGACGGCCGCGGACGTGGCCGAGGCGCGCACCGCGATCGAAGCGCTCCGTGCGTCGTGGGGCACAGCGGCGGCGGAAAGCATGCCCCGATGA